The following are encoded together in the Pectobacterium punjabense genome:
- a CDS encoding L-cystine transporter: MNFPLLINILLFVVLLLGLGYTNRNPSWSLAKKVLLGLVVGVLFGLALHLIYGGDNPVVKQSISWFNIVGNGYVQLLQMIVMPLVFISILNSVAKLHDASSLGKISVLTLSTLLITTLISALVGVFVTNLFGLTATGLVQGAQETARLTAIESNYAGKVADLNVPQLILSFIPKNPFAELTGANPTSIISVVVFAAFLGVAALQLLKDDAVKGERVLTAIDTLQSWVMKLVRLVMKLTPYGVMALMTKMVASSNLQDILKLGSFVVASYLGLAIMFGVHALILSFTGINPARFYRKVWPVLTFAFTSRSSAATIPLSIEAQTRRIGVPQSIASFAASFGTTIGQNGCAGLYPAMLAVMVAPTVGINPLDPVWIATLVGIVTISSAGVAGVGGGATFAALIVLPAMGLPVTLVALLISIEPLIDMGRTALNVSGSMTAGTVTSQLMKQTDKTVFNAQDDAELTHR, from the coding sequence ATGAATTTTCCGCTACTCATAAATATTCTGCTATTTGTCGTATTACTGCTCGGATTAGGCTATACCAACCGCAATCCATCCTGGAGCCTGGCAAAGAAGGTATTGCTGGGTTTGGTTGTTGGGGTGTTATTTGGTCTGGCACTGCATCTGATTTATGGCGGCGACAACCCGGTAGTTAAGCAGTCCATCTCATGGTTTAACATCGTCGGTAATGGTTATGTACAGCTGCTACAAATGATCGTGATGCCGCTGGTATTTATCTCCATTCTCAATTCCGTTGCCAAACTGCATGATGCCTCATCACTAGGGAAAATCAGCGTTTTGACGCTTTCCACTTTGTTGATCACCACGCTGATTTCTGCGCTGGTCGGCGTTTTTGTCACCAATTTGTTTGGCCTGACGGCAACCGGACTGGTACAGGGTGCGCAAGAAACCGCACGATTAACGGCAATTGAAAGCAACTACGCAGGCAAAGTTGCTGATCTTAACGTTCCTCAGCTTATCCTGTCATTCATCCCTAAAAACCCATTTGCGGAACTGACTGGCGCTAACCCAACATCGATCATCAGCGTCGTCGTTTTCGCGGCTTTCCTTGGCGTTGCCGCGTTACAACTGTTAAAAGATGATGCAGTGAAAGGCGAACGTGTATTAACCGCCATCGACACACTGCAATCCTGGGTAATGAAGCTTGTTCGTCTGGTGATGAAGTTAACCCCTTACGGCGTCATGGCGCTCATGACCAAAATGGTTGCTAGCTCCAACCTGCAAGACATCCTCAAACTGGGTAGCTTCGTTGTTGCGTCCTATCTGGGGTTGGCAATAATGTTCGGCGTCCATGCGCTGATTTTGTCTTTTACCGGTATCAATCCGGCGCGTTTTTATCGCAAAGTCTGGCCGGTACTGACATTCGCGTTTACCAGTCGCTCCAGTGCGGCAACCATTCCACTTAGCATCGAAGCACAAACGCGCCGCATCGGTGTGCCGCAATCTATCGCCAGCTTCGCGGCGTCTTTTGGTACGACAATCGGTCAAAACGGCTGTGCCGGTCTTTATCCAGCGATGCTGGCCGTGATGGTCGCACCAACGGTCGGAATTAACCCGCTCGATCCCGTCTGGATCGCGACGCTGGTCGGTATCGTCACAATCAGTTCCGCTGGCGTAGCTGGCGTAGGCGGCGGTGCCACCTTTGCCGCGTTAATCGTTTTGCCCGCGATGGGGCTACCAGTAACGCTCGTGGCTTTGCTAATCTCCATTGAACCGCTTATCGATATGGGTCGTACCGCACTCAACGTTAGCGGCTCGATGACAGCAGGAACCGTCACCAGCCAACTGATGAAGCAGACGGATAAAACGGTTTTCAACGCGCAGGATGATGCGGAATTGACACATCGCTAA
- a CDS encoding carbohydrate ABC transporter permease, which yields MADMHSNLTTAQEIAAAEVRRTLRKEKISAVIRYVILLFVGLLMLYPLAWMFSASFKPNHEIFTTLGLWPEHATWDGFVNGWKTGTEYNFGHYMINTFQYVIPKVVLTVISSVIVAYGFARFDIPWKGFWFATLITTMLLPSTVLLIPQYLMFREMGMLNSYLPLYLPLAFATQGFFVFMLIQFLRGVPRDMEEAAQIDGCNSFQVLWYVVVPILKPAIISVALFQFMWSMNDFIGPLIYVYSVDKYPIALALKMSIDVTEGAPWNEILAMSSISILPSIIVFFLAQRYFVQGVTSSGIKG from the coding sequence ATGGCTGACATGCATTCAAACCTGACTACAGCACAAGAAATTGCTGCTGCAGAAGTACGCCGCACGCTGCGTAAAGAAAAAATCAGTGCCGTTATCCGTTACGTGATACTGCTGTTCGTTGGTTTACTGATGCTTTACCCACTGGCGTGGATGTTCTCAGCCTCGTTCAAACCGAACCATGAGATCTTCACGACACTGGGCCTGTGGCCAGAACACGCCACATGGGACGGTTTCGTTAACGGTTGGAAAACCGGTACGGAATACAATTTCGGTCACTACATGATTAACACTTTCCAGTACGTGATTCCGAAAGTGGTTCTGACCGTTATTTCCTCAGTGATTGTGGCTTATGGCTTCGCTCGCTTTGATATTCCGTGGAAAGGCTTCTGGTTCGCGACACTGATCACCACCATGCTGCTGCCAAGCACCGTACTGTTGATTCCTCAGTACCTTATGTTCCGCGAAATGGGCATGCTGAACAGCTATCTGCCACTGTACTTACCGCTGGCGTTTGCAACACAAGGGTTCTTTGTGTTCATGCTGATCCAGTTCCTGCGTGGTGTACCACGTGATATGGAAGAAGCCGCTCAGATCGATGGCTGTAACTCCTTCCAGGTTCTGTGGTATGTGGTCGTACCGATTTTGAAACCAGCCATCATCTCTGTTGCGCTGTTCCAGTTCATGTGGTCAATGAACGACTTCATCGGTCCGCTGATTTATGTTTATAGCGTGGATAAATATCCGATTGCGCTGGCGCTGAAAATGTCTATCGACGTTACTGAAGGCGCTCCGTGGAATGAAATTCTGGCCATGTCCAGCATCTCCATTCTGCCATCCATTATTGTTTTCTTCCTGGCACAGCGCTACTTCGTACAAGGCGTGACCAGCAGCGGAATTAAAGGTTAA
- a CDS encoding ABC transporter substrate-binding protein, whose translation MKKAILHTLIASSLALVAMPSLAADQVELRMSWWGGNSRHQQTLKAIEEFHKQHPNITVKAEYTGWDGHLSRLTTQIAGNTEPDVMQTNWNWLPIFSKNGDGFYDLNKVKDSLDLTQFESKELQNTTVNGKLNGIPISVTARVFYFNTESWKKAGLEYPKTWDELLNAGKVFKEKLGDQYYPIVLEHQDSLALLNSYMVQKYNIPAIDVKGQKFAYTDAQWAEFFGMYKKLIDSHVMPDAKYYASFGKSNMYEMKPWINGEWSGTYMWNSTITKYSDNLQPPAKLELGNYPMLPSAKDAGLFFKPAQMLSIGKSTKHPKESAQLINFLLNSKEGAQALGLERGVPLSKAAVAQLTADGVIKDDAPAVAGLKLALSLPHDVAVSPYFDDPQIVSLFGDTIQSIDYGQKSVEDAAKYFQRQSERILKRAMK comes from the coding sequence ATGAAAAAAGCGATCCTACACACGTTAATAGCTTCATCTCTGGCGTTAGTGGCAATGCCGTCTCTGGCAGCCGATCAGGTTGAATTGAGAATGTCCTGGTGGGGCGGCAACAGCCGTCACCAGCAGACGCTCAAGGCAATTGAAGAGTTCCATAAGCAGCATCCAAATATCACCGTGAAAGCGGAATACACAGGTTGGGATGGTCACCTGTCTCGTCTGACAACGCAGATTGCCGGTAATACCGAGCCAGATGTGATGCAGACCAACTGGAACTGGCTGCCGATTTTCTCTAAAAACGGCGACGGTTTTTACGATCTGAACAAGGTTAAAGATTCTCTGGATCTGACCCAGTTCGAATCCAAAGAACTGCAAAACACCACGGTCAACGGCAAACTGAACGGTATTCCGATTTCCGTTACTGCTCGCGTGTTCTATTTCAACACCGAAAGCTGGAAAAAAGCCGGTCTGGAATATCCGAAAACGTGGGACGAGCTGCTGAACGCCGGTAAAGTGTTCAAAGAAAAACTGGGCGACCAATACTACCCTATCGTATTGGAACACCAGGATTCTCTGGCGCTGCTGAACTCTTATATGGTTCAGAAGTACAACATTCCAGCGATTGATGTAAAAGGTCAGAAATTCGCCTATACCGATGCACAATGGGCTGAATTCTTTGGCATGTATAAAAAGCTGATCGACAGCCATGTCATGCCTGATGCGAAGTACTATGCCTCTTTCGGCAAGAGCAACATGTATGAAATGAAGCCATGGATCAATGGTGAATGGTCTGGTACTTACATGTGGAACTCCACCATTACCAAGTACTCTGACAACCTGCAACCACCAGCGAAACTGGAATTGGGTAACTACCCAATGCTGCCAAGTGCGAAAGACGCCGGCCTGTTCTTCAAGCCTGCACAGATGCTGTCTATCGGTAAGTCAACCAAGCATCCTAAAGAGTCTGCTCAGTTGATCAACTTCCTGCTGAACAGCAAAGAAGGCGCTCAGGCGCTGGGTCTGGAGCGTGGTGTACCGTTGAGTAAAGCCGCTGTGGCTCAGTTGACTGCTGATGGCGTCATCAAAGATGATGCACCAGCGGTTGCCGGGTTGAAGCTGGCGCTGTCTCTGCCGCATGACGTTGCCGTTTCTCCTTATTTCGACGATCCGCAAATCGTTTCTCTGTTTGGTGATACCATCCAGTCTATCGATTACGGTCAGAAATCTGTTGAAGACGCAGCGAAATATTTCCAGCGTCAATCTGAGCGTATTCTGAAACGCGCAATGAAATAA
- a CDS encoding ABC transporter ATP-binding protein → MAEVIFNKLEKVYSNGFKAVHGIDLTIKDGEFMVIVGPSGCAKSTTLRMLAGLETISGGEVRIGERVVNNLAPKERGIAMVFQNYALYPHMTVKENLAFGLKLSKIPKEQIEAQVAEAAKILELEELMDRLPRQLSGGQAQRVAVGRAIVKKPDVFLFDEPLSNLDAKLRASMRIRISDLHKQLKKSGKAATSVYVTHDQTEAMTMGDRICVMKLGHIMQVDTPDNLYHFPVNMFVAGFIGSPEMNIKPCKLVEKDGQVGVVVGNNALVLNAEKQDKVRGYIGQDVFFGVRPDYVSVSDTPFEGSHSQGELVRVENMGHEFFMYIKVDGFELTSRIPYDEGRLIIEKGLHRPVYFQFDMEKCHIFDAKTEKNISL, encoded by the coding sequence ATGGCTGAAGTTATTTTCAATAAACTGGAAAAAGTATACTCCAACGGTTTCAAAGCTGTTCACGGCATCGACCTGACGATTAAAGACGGCGAGTTCATGGTTATCGTCGGCCCGTCTGGCTGTGCGAAATCCACCACGCTGCGCATGCTGGCAGGCCTGGAAACCATTAGCGGCGGTGAAGTTCGCATCGGTGAGCGCGTTGTTAACAATCTGGCGCCAAAAGAGCGTGGGATTGCGATGGTGTTCCAGAACTATGCCCTCTACCCGCACATGACGGTAAAAGAGAACCTGGCGTTTGGTCTGAAACTGAGCAAAATTCCTAAAGAGCAAATCGAAGCCCAGGTAGCAGAAGCGGCCAAAATTCTGGAGCTGGAAGAACTGATGGATCGTCTGCCGCGCCAGCTGTCTGGTGGTCAGGCACAGCGTGTGGCCGTAGGCCGCGCCATCGTTAAAAAACCAGATGTGTTCCTGTTTGACGAACCGTTGTCTAACCTGGATGCCAAACTGCGTGCTTCCATGCGTATCCGTATTTCCGACTTGCATAAGCAGTTGAAGAAAAGCGGTAAAGCGGCGACAAGCGTATATGTTACCCACGATCAGACTGAAGCAATGACCATGGGTGACCGTATCTGCGTGATGAAACTCGGTCACATCATGCAGGTCGATACGCCGGATAACCTGTACCACTTCCCTGTCAACATGTTCGTTGCTGGCTTCATTGGCTCACCAGAAATGAACATTAAGCCGTGCAAACTGGTCGAGAAAGACGGTCAGGTTGGCGTTGTTGTGGGTAATAACGCGCTTGTGTTAAATGCTGAAAAACAAGATAAAGTGCGCGGCTATATCGGACAAGACGTATTCTTCGGTGTTCGCCCAGACTATGTTTCCGTGTCAGATACGCCATTTGAAGGCAGCCACTCACAGGGTGAGCTGGTTCGCGTAGAAAACATGGGTCACGAATTCTTTATGTACATTAAAGTCGATGGCTTTGAATTAACCAGCCGCATTCCTTATGACGAAGGTCGGCTGATTATCGAGAAGGGACTGCATCGTCCGGTATATTTCCAGTTCGACATGGAAAAATGCCATATTTTTGATGCAAAAACAGAAAAAAATATCTCTCTTTAA
- the nadE gene encoding ammonia-dependent NAD(+) synthetase produces the protein MSLQNDIIAALGVKSRIDPAQEIRVSVDFLKNYLNAHPFVTSLVLGISGGQDSTLTGKLCQTAITELRNETGNSRYQFIAVRLPYGVQADEADCQDAIAFIQPDRVLTVNIKPAIEASEATLRAIGVALSDFVKGNEKARERMKAQYSIAGMNAGLVVGTDHAAEAVTGFFTKYGDGGTDINPIFRLNKRQGKALLRELGCPSHLYTKAPTADLEEDRPSLPDEVALGVTYEKIDDYLEGKQIDAKDAATIENWYRKTEHKRRPPITVFDDFWQ, from the coding sequence ATGTCATTACAAAACGACATTATCGCTGCGCTGGGAGTGAAAAGTCGCATCGATCCAGCACAGGAAATCCGTGTTAGCGTTGATTTTTTAAAGAATTATCTGAATGCTCACCCGTTTGTTACGTCGTTAGTGTTGGGCATCAGCGGCGGTCAGGATTCTACCTTGACAGGCAAACTCTGCCAGACGGCTATCACGGAATTGCGCAATGAAACGGGAAATTCTCGCTATCAATTCATCGCGGTCCGACTACCTTACGGCGTACAGGCTGATGAAGCTGACTGTCAGGATGCCATCGCCTTTATCCAACCCGATCGCGTACTCACCGTAAATATCAAGCCTGCAATCGAAGCCAGTGAAGCCACATTACGCGCCATTGGCGTAGCGCTTTCTGATTTTGTCAAAGGTAATGAAAAAGCCAGAGAACGCATGAAAGCACAGTACAGCATCGCAGGCATGAATGCAGGTCTTGTCGTTGGCACCGATCATGCAGCAGAAGCAGTAACGGGCTTTTTCACCAAATACGGAGATGGGGGTACCGATATCAACCCTATTTTCCGGCTGAATAAGCGTCAGGGTAAAGCGCTGTTGCGCGAACTGGGCTGCCCTTCTCATCTTTATACAAAAGCCCCAACGGCCGATTTGGAAGAAGATCGTCCTTCCCTTCCCGATGAAGTCGCACTGGGCGTGACCTATGAAAAGATCGACGATTATCTGGAAGGTAAGCAGATCGACGCTAAAGATGCGGCTACGATCGAGAACTGGTATCGGAAAACAGAGCACAAGCGTCGTCCACCTATTACCGTGTTTGATGACTTTTGGCAGTAA
- a CDS encoding oligogalacturonate-specific porin KdgM family protein, translating to MKVKLLALAVTSLISVNAMAVTIDYRHEMQDTAKGDHKDRLSMSHRFDNGFGISVEAKWKNGDTTPDKPLNEPVSNGTEVKASYAYKINDTFSVEPGLTFESNNTSSTYKPYLTGKVNIIKDLSYSLRYRPYYTRTSGNIGKANTSENGYNLTGTLSYKFLKDFGISYETDYKKSNRANNYQADNETWKIDHNVKLSYKWDKNWTPYVEVGNIAADKLSDERQTRYRVGVQYNF from the coding sequence ATGAAAGTTAAATTACTAGCTCTGGCAGTTACCTCATTAATTAGTGTAAATGCAATGGCCGTAACCATCGATTACCGTCATGAAATGCAAGACACTGCTAAAGGTGATCATAAAGATCGTCTTTCAATGTCTCACCGTTTTGATAATGGCTTTGGTATTTCCGTCGAAGCTAAATGGAAAAATGGTGACACAACACCAGATAAACCGCTTAATGAGCCCGTAAGTAACGGCACAGAAGTAAAAGCTAGCTATGCCTACAAAATCAATGACACATTCTCTGTTGAACCAGGTTTAACGTTTGAGTCAAACAACACGAGCAGCACCTACAAACCGTACTTAACCGGTAAAGTTAACATCATTAAAGATTTGTCTTACTCATTACGTTATCGCCCTTACTATACTCGTACCAGCGGAAACATTGGCAAGGCCAATACATCCGAGAATGGTTATAACCTCACAGGTACATTAAGTTATAAATTCCTGAAAGATTTTGGTATCAGTTATGAAACTGATTATAAAAAATCAAACAGAGCTAATAACTACCAGGCCGATAATGAAACATGGAAAATCGATCACAACGTAAAACTTTCCTACAAGTGGGATAAAAACTGGACTCCTTATGTAGAAGTCGGAAACATTGCTGCTGATAAACTCAGCGATGAGCGTCAGACTCGTTACCGTGTTGGTGTGCAATACAACTTCTAA
- a CDS encoding metal-dependent hydrolase → MTAEGHLLFSVACAILAKKVELSPALATGDWWHIIPGALLTALLPDIDHPKSVLGQRLKWLSTPIARLFGHRGFTHSLLAIATGIFFIQTRLPPSWPIPTDAYHAMIVGYLSHILADMLTPSGVPLLWPCRWRFRLPILNSQKGNQLERFLCLACIGFSLYQPQKNLDCCTYEQSFRFLQSAQTYLFQYVK, encoded by the coding sequence ATGACTGCGGAAGGACACCTGCTTTTTTCTGTTGCCTGCGCGATTCTGGCTAAAAAAGTTGAGTTATCGCCAGCGCTGGCTACCGGAGATTGGTGGCACATTATCCCTGGAGCACTCCTTACCGCGCTGCTACCCGATATCGATCACCCCAAATCCGTTCTTGGACAGCGCCTCAAGTGGCTTTCTACACCTATTGCGCGGCTTTTTGGTCATCGGGGATTTACTCACAGCCTCCTTGCTATCGCTACGGGTATTTTCTTTATTCAGACGCGCCTACCACCGAGTTGGCCGATTCCGACTGATGCCTATCATGCCATGATCGTCGGTTATCTTAGCCATATTCTCGCCGATATGTTGACCCCCTCCGGTGTTCCCCTACTCTGGCCATGCCGCTGGCGTTTCCGCTTACCGATTTTAAACAGCCAAAAAGGTAATCAATTGGAGCGTTTCCTGTGTCTTGCTTGCATCGGTTTTTCACTGTATCAACCGCAAAAAAATTTGGATTGTTGTACCTACGAGCAGTCATTTCGCTTTTTACAGTCAGCCCAAACGTACCTCTTTCAATACGTGAAATAG
- the osmE gene encoding osmotically-inducible lipoprotein OsmE translates to MKNNRLLMCIAAAGAVMLAGCSAYNKAESYVNEPVVKDVKVGMTKQQVHQLAGSGMEKRLVNAKGTCSDYLLKNRDGTAQNYFVSYNDTGHVLNKGFQTCQAYDTNPQR, encoded by the coding sequence ATGAAGAATAACAGATTACTGATGTGTATTGCGGCAGCGGGTGCTGTCATGCTGGCGGGATGTTCGGCTTATAACAAAGCAGAAAGCTATGTTAATGAGCCCGTGGTGAAAGATGTGAAGGTGGGAATGACGAAGCAGCAGGTCCACCAACTTGCAGGCAGCGGAATGGAGAAACGGCTGGTAAATGCCAAGGGAACCTGTAGTGATTATCTGCTGAAAAACCGTGATGGGACTGCGCAGAACTATTTTGTGAGCTACAACGATACGGGGCATGTCCTCAACAAAGGTTTCCAAACCTGTCAGGCTTATGACACAAACCCACAGCGCTAA
- the paeX gene encoding pectin acetylesterase PaeX, with protein MIVRSLLVGAIMMSVNGLSYAHPVFPVWPHGDAPGASSSTVQPQVVERSKDASLPDRAAMGIRSPEITVYQAEKPNGMALLITPGGSYQRVVLDKEGSDLAPFFNQQGYTLFVMTYRMPGEGHKEGADAPLADAQRAIRTLRANAEKWHINPQRIGIMGFSAGGHVAASLGTRFAQSVYPAMDAIDSVSARPDFMVLMYPVISMQADIAHAGSRKQLIGEQPTEAQVARYSPEKQVTAQTPPTFLVHAVDDPSVSVDNSLVMFSALRGEKIPVEMHLFEKGKHGFGLRGTKGLPAAAWPQLLDNWLQALPVEQPKAVP; from the coding sequence ATGATTGTTCGTTCTCTGCTTGTCGGGGCCATTATGATGTCTGTAAATGGATTAAGTTACGCCCACCCTGTTTTTCCTGTCTGGCCACACGGTGATGCACCAGGAGCTTCTTCTTCAACGGTACAGCCGCAAGTCGTCGAACGAAGTAAAGATGCTTCACTCCCCGACCGAGCGGCGATGGGTATTCGCAGCCCCGAAATTACCGTTTATCAGGCAGAGAAACCCAATGGCATGGCATTGCTCATTACGCCCGGCGGTTCTTATCAACGTGTCGTACTGGATAAAGAAGGCAGCGATTTGGCACCGTTCTTTAACCAGCAAGGTTACACCCTTTTCGTCATGACCTATCGCATGCCCGGCGAGGGCCATAAAGAAGGCGCAGATGCCCCACTGGCTGATGCACAGCGAGCAATAAGGACACTGAGAGCCAATGCTGAGAAGTGGCACATTAACCCACAGCGCATCGGTATTATGGGGTTCTCTGCTGGTGGTCATGTTGCCGCTAGCCTCGGAACCCGATTCGCACAATCCGTTTATCCTGCGATGGATGCCATCGATAGCGTAAGCGCACGTCCTGACTTCATGGTGCTGATGTATCCCGTGATTTCTATGCAAGCCGATATTGCGCACGCCGGTTCACGCAAACAATTAATCGGTGAACAGCCAACGGAAGCGCAGGTGGCTCGTTATTCTCCAGAGAAACAGGTTACGGCTCAAACGCCCCCTACGTTTCTGGTACATGCCGTTGACGATCCGTCAGTCTCTGTTGATAACAGTCTGGTCATGTTCAGTGCACTGAGAGGGGAAAAAATTCCGGTTGAAATGCATCTCTTTGAGAAAGGTAAACACGGCTTCGGCCTACGCGGTACCAAGGGACTTCCCGCAGCAGCATGGCCTCAACTGCTGGACAATTGGCTGCAAGCTTTACCCGTAGAACAGCCCAAAGCCGTACCATGA
- a CDS encoding carbohydrate ABC transporter permease, with the protein MNENRMLGLAYISPYIIGLIVFTAFPFVSSFILSFTEYDLINPPEFTGLENYHRMFLEDDLFWKSMGVTFAYVFLTIPLKLIFALLIAFVLNFKLRGIGFFRTAYYVPSILGSSVAIAVLWRALFAIDGLLNSFLGVFGFDAINWLGEPSLALMSVTLLRVWQFGSAMVIFLAALQNVPQSQYEAAMIDGASKWQMFLKVTVPLITPVIFFNFIMQTTQAFQEFTAPYVITGGGPTHYTYLFSLYIYDTAFKYFDMGYGAALAWVLFLVVAVFASISFKSSKYWVFYSADKGGKNG; encoded by the coding sequence ATGAATGAAAACAGAATGCTGGGGTTAGCCTATATCTCCCCCTATATTATAGGGCTGATAGTTTTTACCGCTTTCCCCTTTGTTTCGTCATTTATCCTCAGTTTTACTGAGTATGATTTGATAAATCCGCCTGAATTTACGGGGCTAGAAAACTATCACCGCATGTTCCTGGAGGATGATCTCTTTTGGAAATCAATGGGCGTCACCTTTGCCTATGTATTTCTGACCATTCCATTGAAATTAATCTTTGCGCTGTTAATTGCGTTTGTACTTAATTTCAAATTACGTGGTATCGGCTTCTTCCGTACTGCTTACTATGTGCCTTCTATTCTGGGCAGCAGCGTGGCAATTGCCGTATTGTGGCGTGCACTGTTCGCCATCGATGGTTTGTTAAACAGCTTCCTCGGCGTGTTTGGCTTTGACGCCATCAACTGGCTGGGCGAACCGTCTCTGGCACTGATGTCGGTCACCCTGCTGCGCGTATGGCAGTTCGGTTCCGCGATGGTTATCTTCCTGGCTGCATTGCAGAACGTTCCGCAATCACAGTATGAAGCAGCCATGATCGACGGCGCATCCAAATGGCAAATGTTCCTGAAAGTAACGGTACCGCTGATTACACCAGTTATCTTCTTTAACTTTATCATGCAGACAACCCAAGCATTCCAGGAGTTTACGGCACCTTACGTCATCACTGGCGGTGGACCAACACACTACACCTACCTGTTCTCGCTCTATATCTACGATACGGCGTTCAAGTATTTCGATATGGGTTACGGTGCTGCGTTGGCATGGGTTCTGTTCTTGGTTGTTGCAGTATTTGCGTCTATCTCCTTTAAGTCGTCGAAATACTGGGTGTTCTACTCCGCTGATAAAGGAGGAAAAAATGGCTGA
- the yddG gene encoding aromatic amino acid DMT transporter YddG, whose protein sequence is MTPQRATLTGLLAIILWSTSVGLIRSLTEALGPIGGAAMIYSTSTLCLLAFYGLPRINALPRIYLFAGGALFVCYEIFLSLSIGLADSRMQAMEIGMINYLWPSLTILFSLFINQQKSRFLLWPGLALALGGIVWIMKGESDWTPELLWNNILANPLAYSLAFSAALTWALYCNITKRYGQGKSGVSLFFFIASLVLWIQYAFSAEGPISLTLPSSLELLFMGASAALAYSAWNAGIQYGNLTLLATASYFTPVLSTLLAAIWLNITPAISFWQGVAMVTAGSLLCWYATRSPSS, encoded by the coding sequence ATGACACCACAGCGCGCCACGCTCACAGGCTTACTCGCCATCATTCTATGGAGTACATCCGTTGGGCTTATCCGTAGCCTGACAGAGGCGCTCGGCCCGATTGGGGGAGCGGCAATGATTTACTCCACCAGCACGCTATGCTTACTGGCGTTTTATGGTCTTCCACGCATTAACGCGCTACCCAGAATCTATTTGTTCGCGGGCGGTGCGCTATTTGTCTGCTATGAAATATTTCTGTCTCTGTCTATCGGATTAGCCGATAGCCGCATGCAAGCGATGGAAATCGGGATGATTAACTATCTGTGGCCCAGTCTGACCATCCTTTTTTCTCTTTTTATCAATCAGCAGAAAAGCCGTTTTCTGCTCTGGCCAGGCCTCGCACTCGCGCTGGGTGGTATCGTCTGGATTATGAAAGGAGAAAGTGACTGGACACCCGAGCTCCTGTGGAACAACATTCTTGCTAACCCACTGGCCTACAGTTTGGCATTTTCTGCGGCTTTGACCTGGGCGCTATACTGCAATATCACCAAGCGTTACGGGCAGGGAAAAAGCGGTGTATCGTTGTTCTTCTTCATCGCTTCGCTCGTGCTATGGATTCAGTATGCCTTCAGTGCCGAAGGGCCGATTTCATTAACGTTGCCGAGTTCGCTGGAATTGCTCTTTATGGGGGCCTCAGCCGCGTTGGCTTATTCAGCATGGAATGCCGGTATTCAATACGGCAATCTGACGCTGCTGGCAACCGCCTCTTACTTCACGCCCGTGCTTTCGACATTGCTGGCGGCGATCTGGCTCAATATCACGCCCGCCATTTCGTTTTGGCAAGGCGTCGCAATGGTCACAGCAGGCTCATTACTCTGCTGGTATGCGACACGGTCACCCTCGAGCTAA